A genomic window from Astatotilapia calliptera chromosome 12, fAstCal1.2, whole genome shotgun sequence includes:
- the paip1 gene encoding polyadenylate-binding protein-interacting protein 1 — MNENFDRAPGAGRSRNFPADPGLMTGAGDADSKTPLFNQREPLRQPRTTPPFTENNIGSVSDIPDGDYRRQSRPPQSPNYNNTSASRGGNDVDSMIKSSKLSANAPEFVPLGFNQYDDSAYYDDSDAYYGEPTLADTVTDFLGHLSSSPGSFESDVEDITGILNSWVTTEELLKELVELIYTQSTSIPNFAYTGARLCNYLSHHLIITPASGNFRQLLLKRCQTEFQQRDAAVRGEPETQKKFHSYVLFLGELYLHLEIKSGQGPPVRARVLLGALKDLLISLFSSPVDANLICAVKLLKLTGSVLDDAWKESGESHMGELIKRIEDIVLDAACSRDVRQMLLKLVELRSSDWGRVLAAAAASSATPDNDPNYFMNEPTFYTEDGTPFTAADPDYAEKYQEMLDRQDYFHDVYGENGNEIYDFEDEMEPEMIEAFENFCLESERKRQQ; from the exons ATGAACGAGAATTTCGACCGAGCTCCCGGAGCAGGGAGATCCCGTAATTTTCCAGCAGACCCCGGACTCATGACAGGCGCTGGGGACGCTGACAGCAAGACCCCGCTCTTCAACCAAAGAGAGCCGCTGAGACAGCCGCGAACAACTCCTCCTTTTACCGAGAACAACATTGGCTCTGTCAGCGACATACCTGATGGAG attATAGAAGACAAAGCAGACCTCCGCAGAgtccaaattacaacaacacatCTGCTTCAAGAGGTGGTAATGATGTGGATTCCATGATCAAGTCATCAAAGCTTTCAGCTAATGCTCCCGAATTTGTGCCTTTGGGATTTAACCAATATGAT GACTCCGCTTACTATGATGACAGCGATGCCTATTACGGCGAACCAACTCTGGCTGATACAGTCACAGACTTTCTTGGCCACCTGAGTTCCTCGCCAGGGTCCTTTGAGTCAGATGTTGAAGACATTACTGGTATTCTCAATTCCTGGGTTACCACTGAAGAGTTGTTGAAGGAGCTGGTGGAGCTGATCTACACACAG TCCACTTCTATTCCAAACTTCGCTTATACTGGTGCCAGGCTTTGTAACTACCTTTCCCATCATCTCATAATCACCCCGGCAAGCGGCAACTTTCGTCAGCTCCTTCTGAAAag ATGTCAAACAGAGTTTCAACAAAGGGATGCAGCTGTTCGTGGAGAGCCAGAGACTCAGAAGAAATTCCACTCGTATGTGCTGTTTCTGGGAGAGCTGTACCTACATTTGGAG ATAAAAAGTGGACAGGGACCTCCAGTTCGAGCACGTGTCCTACTAGGTGCTCTGAAAGACCTGTTGATCAGTCTGTTCTCCAGTCCTGTGGATGCAAATCTCATCTGCGCTGTCAAACTGCTTAAG TTGACAGGTTCTGTCTTGGATGATGCCTGGAAAGAGAGTGGAGAGTCGCACATGGGAGAATTAATCAAAAGAATAGAAGATATTGTTCTGGATGCTGCCTGCAGCAG AGATGTGAGACAGATGCTTCTTAAACTAGTGGAGCTGAGGTCCAGTGACTGGGGCAGAGTCcttgcagctgcagcagctagCAGTGCCACACCAGACAATGACCCCAACTACTTCATG AATGAACCTACATTCTACACAGAAGATGGCACTCCTTTCACAGCAGCAGACCCAG ATTATGCTGAAAAATACCAAGAGATGCTGGACAGGCAGGACTATTTCCATGATGTATATGGTGaaaatggaaatgaaat ATACGACTTTGAGGACGAGATGGAGCCAGAGATGATAGAAGCTTTTGAGAATTTTTGTTTAGAGTCGGAGAGGAAACGACAACAATGA